A single region of the Streptomyces caelestis genome encodes:
- a CDS encoding HAD family hydrolase, producing MRYDLVIFDNDGVLVDSEPISNRLLAAYLTELGHPTSYEESIRDYMGSAMHRVHDLVAERTGRRLPVDFDDVFHARVFAAFERDLKPVAGVEEVLQKLAADSVPYCVASSGSHERIRVGHRTTGLDRWFDEGRIFSSQDVGKGKPAPDLFLHAAGRMGVAPERCVVVEDSPLGVRAAVAAGMDVYGFTAMTPAERLAGARGLFSDMGELTGLLV from the coding sequence ATGCGCTACGACCTAGTGATCTTCGACAACGACGGTGTCCTGGTCGACAGTGAGCCGATCTCCAACCGGCTGCTGGCCGCCTACCTCACCGAGCTGGGGCACCCGACGTCGTACGAGGAATCCATCCGGGACTACATGGGCTCCGCCATGCATCGTGTGCACGATCTGGTGGCGGAGCGCACCGGGCGGCGGCTGCCGGTGGACTTCGACGACGTGTTCCACGCGCGGGTCTTCGCGGCCTTCGAGCGGGACCTGAAGCCGGTGGCCGGCGTCGAGGAGGTCCTGCAGAAGCTTGCCGCCGACTCCGTGCCGTACTGCGTGGCGTCGTCCGGGAGTCATGAGCGGATTCGGGTGGGGCACCGGACGACCGGGCTCGATCGATGGTTCGACGAAGGGCGGATCTTCAGCTCACAGGATGTGGGGAAGGGGAAGCCGGCTCCCGATCTGTTCCTGCACGCGGCCGGGCGCATGGGGGTCGCGCCGGAGCGGTGTGTCGTCGTCGAGGACAGTCCGCTGGGGGTGCGGGCGGCGGTTGCGGCGGGGATGGACGTGTACGGGTTCACCGCCATGACGCCGGCGGAGAGGCTGGCCGGGGCCCGGGGGCTGTTCTCCGACATGGGGGAGCTGACTGGCCTGCTCGTGTGA
- a CDS encoding lysophospholipid acyltransferase family protein — translation MADAKVIPFDDDRSRGGAAQRPQRRRTAGSRRPGTDSAPVREVQPLPTTAVPQDDVPVTPEEQLPEGPEGGEGGLERRIAGGLAFLRRRLTGDYEVDDFGYDEELTDQVLMSLLRPLYEKYFRVEVKGIENIPSEGGALIVANHSGTLPMDGLMMQVAMHDNHPAGRHLRLLAADLVFMLPVVNELARKLGHTLACSEDAARLLEQGELVGVMPEGFKGLGKPFADRYKLQRFGRGGFVSTALRAGTPIVPCSIVGAEEIYPMIGNARTVARLLGFPYFPITPTFPWLGPLGAVPLPTKWTIQFGEPIPTDGYPPEAAEDPMLMFNLTDQVREQIQHTLYKLLVQRRSVFF, via the coding sequence ATGGCGGATGCCAAGGTCATTCCGTTCGACGACGACCGGTCCCGCGGGGGCGCCGCGCAGCGTCCGCAGCGGCGCCGGACTGCGGGGAGCAGGCGCCCGGGCACGGACTCGGCGCCGGTCCGTGAGGTGCAGCCCCTGCCCACCACGGCCGTTCCGCAGGATGATGTTCCTGTGACGCCTGAGGAACAGCTCCCGGAGGGGCCCGAGGGTGGCGAGGGCGGCCTGGAGAGGCGTATCGCGGGCGGCCTGGCCTTCCTGCGCCGCCGCCTCACCGGGGACTACGAGGTCGACGACTTCGGCTACGACGAGGAACTCACCGACCAGGTCCTGATGTCCCTGCTGCGCCCGCTGTACGAGAAGTACTTCCGGGTCGAGGTGAAGGGCATCGAGAACATCCCGTCCGAGGGCGGCGCCCTGATCGTCGCCAACCACTCCGGAACGCTGCCGATGGACGGCCTGATGATGCAGGTCGCCATGCACGACAACCACCCGGCGGGCCGGCATCTGCGGCTGCTCGCCGCGGACCTGGTGTTCATGCTGCCGGTGGTCAACGAGCTGGCCCGCAAGCTCGGTCACACCCTGGCCTGCTCCGAGGACGCGGCACGGCTGCTGGAGCAGGGCGAGCTGGTCGGGGTGATGCCGGAGGGCTTCAAGGGTCTCGGCAAGCCCTTCGCGGACCGCTACAAGCTCCAGCGCTTCGGCCGCGGCGGTTTCGTCTCGACGGCCCTGCGTGCCGGGACGCCGATCGTGCCCTGCTCGATCGTCGGGGCCGAGGAGATCTACCCGATGATCGGCAACGCCAGGACGGTCGCCCGGCTGCTGGGCTTCCCGTACTTCCCGATCACGCCCACGTTCCCGTGGCTCGGGCCGCTCGGGGCGGTTCCGCTGCCGACCAAGTGGACGATCCAGTTCGGTGAGCCGATCCCGACGGACGGCTATCCGCCGGAGGCCGCCGAGGACCCGATGCTGATGTTCAACCTGACCGACCAGGTCAGGGAGCAGATCCAGCACACGCTGTACAAGCTGCTGGTGCAGCGCCGGTCGGTCTTCTTCTGA
- a CDS encoding DUF5667 domain-containing protein, whose protein sequence is MIANVSAHRRANAFAQALQEQSEQGTAAEQSEGSTPAPAAAEPTEQARLLALASGLGALPKPELDPEVKVVQRAQLVAAFEAMLQEGTAGGGATDRAVPEQRTPRARGAHRASPLKKFRPRSRLAKGLTAGGLSVGVAASAFGGVAAASSDALPGDSLYGLKRGIEDVKLGLADGVDERGRVYLDHASTRLSEARRLMERGRSGPLDHESLGEIRRALSGMRHDASEGHRLLNEAYERDPDSLEPIQALSAFSRSHREAWGELRDRLPVQLGDVSDQVSSVFDAIEEDVAPLRSLLPEPPAQNGGNGNRQGASESAPTGSSATDRSARPSDSGRGHSGEGNTGSGSPSRSAGSGSDSDGLLGGNTGGLLDPPQDSDTSTSPPTEGSTPVPEPDVTLPPLLPDLLPRLGIDSEDAD, encoded by the coding sequence GTGATCGCGAACGTATCGGCGCACCGGCGGGCGAACGCCTTCGCCCAGGCCCTTCAGGAGCAGTCCGAGCAGGGCACGGCGGCAGAGCAGTCCGAAGGATCGACGCCGGCCCCGGCCGCTGCGGAGCCGACCGAACAGGCGCGCCTGCTGGCGCTCGCGTCCGGTCTCGGCGCGCTGCCCAAGCCGGAGCTCGATCCGGAGGTCAAGGTCGTCCAGCGGGCCCAGCTGGTGGCCGCCTTCGAGGCCATGCTCCAGGAGGGCACCGCGGGCGGCGGGGCGACGGACCGCGCAGTCCCCGAGCAGCGCACCCCCCGGGCCCGTGGCGCCCACCGCGCGAGCCCACTGAAGAAGTTCCGGCCCCGGTCCCGTCTCGCCAAGGGCCTCACCGCGGGCGGGCTCAGCGTGGGCGTGGCCGCGAGCGCCTTCGGCGGAGTCGCGGCCGCCAGCTCCGACGCTCTGCCCGGCGACTCGCTCTACGGCCTCAAGCGCGGCATCGAGGACGTCAAACTCGGCCTCGCCGACGGGGTCGACGAGCGCGGGCGGGTCTATCTCGACCACGCCTCCACCCGGCTCAGCGAAGCCCGCCGCCTGATGGAGCGAGGCCGCAGCGGCCCGCTGGACCACGAGTCCCTGGGCGAGATCCGCCGCGCCCTGTCCGGCATGCGGCACGACGCGTCGGAAGGCCACCGACTGCTGAACGAGGCCTACGAGCGCGATCCGGACTCCCTGGAGCCCATCCAGGCCCTGTCCGCGTTCTCCCGCTCCCACCGCGAGGCCTGGGGCGAACTGCGCGACAGGCTCCCCGTCCAGCTGGGGGACGTCAGCGATCAGGTGTCCTCGGTGTTCGACGCCATAGAGGAGGACGTCGCCCCGCTGCGGTCCCTGCTGCCCGAGCCCCCGGCCCAAAACGGCGGCAACGGCAACCGCCAGGGCGCCTCCGAGTCGGCCCCCACGGGCTCCTCCGCCACCGACCGGTCGGCCCGCCCCAGCGACAGCGGCCGCGGCCACTCCGGCGAGGGCAACACCGGCAGCGGCAGCCCCAGCCGCTCGGCCGGCTCCGGCAGCGACAGCGACGGCCTGCTCGGCGGCAACACCGGCGGCCTGCTCGACCCGCCGCAGGACAGCGACACGAGCACCTCGCCGCCGACGGAAGGCAGCACGCCCGTCCCCGAGCCGGACGTGACGCTCCCGCCGCTCCTGCCCGATCTGCTGCCCAGGCTGGGCATCGACAGCGAGGACGCCGACTAG
- the proC gene encoding pyrroline-5-carboxylate reductase, giving the protein MTQKVAVLGTGKIGEALLSGMIRAGWTPADLLVTARRQERAEELRTRYGVTPVTNPEAAKSADTLILTVKPQDMGTLLDELAPHVPADRLVISGAAGIPTAYFEERLAPGTPVVRVMTNTPALVDEAMSVISAGTHATADHLAHTEEIFGAVGKTLRVPESQQDACTALSGSGPAYFFYLVEAMTDAGILLGLPRDKAHDLIVQSAIGAATMLRDSGEHPVKLRENVTSPAGTTINAIRELENHGVRAALIAALEAARDRSRALASGNNS; this is encoded by the coding sequence ATGACCCAGAAAGTCGCAGTCCTCGGCACCGGCAAGATCGGCGAAGCCCTGCTCAGCGGAATGATCCGAGCCGGCTGGACCCCGGCCGACCTCCTGGTCACCGCCCGCCGCCAGGAACGAGCCGAAGAACTCCGCACCCGCTACGGCGTCACCCCGGTCACCAACCCGGAAGCCGCGAAGAGCGCCGACACCCTGATCCTCACGGTCAAACCGCAGGACATGGGCACCCTCCTCGACGAACTCGCCCCCCACGTCCCCGCAGACCGCCTGGTCATCAGCGGCGCGGCAGGCATCCCCACCGCGTACTTCGAGGAGCGCCTCGCCCCCGGCACCCCGGTCGTCCGCGTCATGACGAACACCCCGGCCCTGGTCGACGAGGCGATGTCCGTCATCTCCGCCGGCACCCACGCCACCGCCGACCACCTCGCCCACACCGAGGAGATCTTCGGCGCCGTCGGCAAGACGCTCCGCGTCCCCGAGTCCCAGCAGGACGCCTGCACGGCCCTCTCCGGATCCGGCCCGGCCTACTTCTTCTACCTGGTCGAAGCCATGACCGACGCCGGCATCCTCCTCGGCCTGCCCCGCGACAAGGCCCACGACCTGATCGTCCAGTCCGCGATCGGCGCCGCGACGATGCTCCGCGACAGCGGCGAACACCCCGTCAAGCTCCGCGAGAACGTCACGTCCCCGGCCGGTACGACGATCAACGCCATCCGCGAACTCGAGAACCACGGCGTACGAGCCGCCCTCATCGCCGCTCTCGAAGCCGCCCGCGACCGCAGCCGCGCCCTGGCCTCCGGCAACAACAGCTGA
- a CDS encoding phosphatase produces the protein MLTPEALRAHLVGARLAGTVATPREESLRSYRLFAARDPRVLLGLDPEGAWSQRDVIELMADRCGVSADCRRVSGQDVIDPGRTLAALDAFAERLAEAARRSAPVLLGTGHPHRLLGFYAALADALSAAGCAVLTPAQGRCVDITTRFGLRTYNLDYVRGVALVRGSGGERPGCEPGAHTHSPLPVRTVLAAAAEAGGPLPELVIGDHGWVCGAGQLGFEALGPADTDDPAPFVGEAEGSVSVVVPFDDGVRSDYYLPLTRYVLNRACLSQ, from the coding sequence GTGCTGACCCCAGAAGCCCTTCGTGCGCACCTGGTGGGCGCACGCCTCGCCGGGACCGTGGCCACGCCTCGTGAGGAGAGCCTGCGGAGTTACCGGCTGTTCGCCGCCCGGGATCCCCGGGTGCTCCTCGGGCTGGACCCCGAGGGTGCCTGGAGCCAGCGGGACGTGATCGAGCTGATGGCGGACCGGTGCGGGGTTTCGGCCGATTGTCGTCGGGTTTCCGGCCAGGATGTGATCGATCCGGGGCGCACCCTGGCCGCGCTGGACGCCTTCGCGGAACGCCTCGCCGAGGCCGCCCGGCGGAGCGCACCCGTGCTCCTGGGCACCGGGCACCCCCACCGGCTGCTCGGTTTCTACGCCGCTCTCGCAGACGCGCTGTCGGCGGCGGGGTGTGCCGTTCTCACCCCGGCGCAGGGTCGCTGTGTCGACATAACGACCCGGTTCGGTCTACGTACGTACAACCTCGACTACGTACGAGGAGTCGCGCTGGTGCGGGGATCCGGTGGGGAACGCCCCGGTTGTGAGCCCGGCGCACATACGCACTCACCTCTCCCGGTTCGTACCGTGTTGGCCGCTGCCGCGGAGGCCGGCGGGCCCCTTCCCGAGCTGGTGATCGGGGACCACGGGTGGGTCTGCGGAGCAGGTCAGCTGGGGTTCGAGGCCCTCGGGCCGGCCGATACGGACGACCCCGCCCCGTTCGTCGGTGAGGCGGAGGGGTCCGTCTCCGTCGTCGTTCCATTTGATGACGGCGTGCGGTCTGATTACTACCTGCCGCTTACCCGCTACGTACTCAATCGGGCGTGTCTGTCACAGTAG
- a CDS encoding pectate lyase family protein yields MRSSSLTLAFALLLGALGFGGQATAAGPAPLAETAPTGFAAVNALGQNGTTGGVGGATVTATTSEQFLRYIDTVGPLIIKVQGTINITSKQGVRPNKTIIGIGSSGVINGGGLDFYRSYNVIVRNIKFTNAEDDAVNVGRESHHIWIDHNEFVAPVDGALDINRAAEYVTVSWNWFNKTDKNMLIGHSDGNGGQDAGKLKVSIHHNFFDGSKQRNPRVRFGEPVHVYNNYFRNNELYGVAATMNAGVLVEGNYFENVPHPCYSASGYADSGPGRLVQRGNQFVGSGTCETNGSVTEPRAFYAYTLDPAANVPSLVRAGAGVGKIGSI; encoded by the coding sequence ATGAGATCGTCCTCGTTAACGCTCGCGTTCGCCCTCCTGCTCGGTGCGCTGGGCTTCGGGGGCCAGGCGACGGCGGCCGGGCCGGCGCCGCTGGCCGAGACGGCTCCGACCGGGTTCGCCGCGGTCAACGCGCTCGGTCAGAACGGCACCACGGGTGGGGTGGGAGGCGCGACGGTCACCGCCACCACGTCCGAGCAGTTCCTGCGGTACATCGACACCGTCGGACCGCTGATCATCAAGGTGCAGGGCACCATCAACATCACCAGTAAGCAGGGTGTGCGGCCCAACAAGACCATCATCGGGATCGGTTCGTCGGGCGTCATCAACGGTGGCGGGCTCGACTTCTACCGCTCGTACAACGTCATCGTGCGCAACATCAAGTTCACCAACGCCGAGGACGACGCGGTCAACGTCGGGCGGGAGTCGCATCACATCTGGATCGACCACAACGAGTTCGTCGCTCCCGTCGACGGGGCCCTCGACATCAACCGGGCGGCCGAGTACGTCACCGTGTCCTGGAACTGGTTCAACAAGACCGACAAGAACATGCTGATCGGTCACTCGGACGGGAACGGCGGCCAGGACGCCGGGAAGCTGAAGGTGAGCATCCACCACAACTTCTTCGACGGGTCGAAGCAGCGGAACCCGCGGGTGCGGTTCGGTGAGCCGGTGCACGTGTACAACAACTACTTCCGGAACAACGAGCTGTACGGGGTCGCGGCGACGATGAACGCCGGCGTGCTGGTCGAGGGGAACTACTTCGAGAACGTTCCGCATCCCTGCTACTCGGCCAGTGGGTACGCCGATTCAGGGCCGGGGCGGCTGGTGCAGCGCGGCAACCAGTTCGTCGGCTCGGGGACGTGTGAGACCAACGGCAGCGTGACCGAGCCGCGGGCCTTCTATGCGTACACGCTGGATCCGGCGGCCAACGTGCCCTCACTGGTGCGGGCCGGGGCCGGTGTCGGGAAGATCGGGTCCATCTAG
- a CDS encoding NAD-dependent epimerase/dehydratase family protein: MGKVVLVTGVARQLGGRFVRRIQRDPEVDRVVAVDAVPPEHHLGGADFVQADIRQPTIARVLAETGADTIVHLDVTGTPLGSGNRASLKETNVIGTMQLLGACQKSPNVRRLVVKSSTNVYGSAPRDPAVFTETTPPKSLPSGGFAKDTVEVEGYVRGFARRRPDVAVCVLRFANILGPTADTPLASYFSLPVLPTVFGYDPRLQFVHEDDVIEVLRIASHEPRRGTLNSGTFNIAGDGVLLLSQCSRRLGRPTVPLLLPAVTWAGSLVRTLGMSDFSPEQIRLLTHGRVVATGQMRETLGFQPKYTTAETFADFARSQGPGLLPPEALAGAVDRIAALPLAGGGHPPTQSAN; encoded by the coding sequence TTGGGCAAGGTCGTGCTCGTGACCGGTGTGGCCCGCCAGCTGGGGGGCCGGTTCGTACGGCGGATCCAGCGGGACCCCGAGGTGGACCGGGTCGTCGCCGTGGACGCGGTGCCGCCCGAGCACCATCTGGGCGGCGCGGACTTCGTCCAGGCCGACATCCGGCAGCCCACCATCGCGCGGGTGCTCGCCGAGACGGGCGCCGACACGATCGTCCACCTGGACGTGACGGGCACGCCGCTGGGCAGCGGCAACCGGGCCTCCCTGAAGGAGACCAACGTCATCGGCACCATGCAGCTGCTCGGTGCCTGCCAGAAGTCCCCGAACGTGCGGCGGCTGGTCGTGAAGTCCAGCACGAACGTCTACGGGTCCGCGCCCCGCGACCCGGCCGTCTTCACCGAGACGACCCCGCCCAAGTCCCTGCCCAGCGGCGGCTTCGCCAAGGACACGGTCGAGGTCGAGGGCTACGTCCGCGGCTTCGCGCGCCGCCGGCCCGACGTGGCCGTCTGCGTGCTGCGGTTCGCCAACATCCTCGGCCCGACCGCGGACACGCCGCTCGCCTCGTACTTCTCGCTGCCGGTCCTGCCGACCGTGTTCGGCTACGACCCGCGGCTGCAGTTCGTGCACGAGGACGACGTGATCGAGGTGCTGCGGATCGCCTCGCACGAGCCGCGGCGGGGCACGCTCAACAGCGGCACCTTCAACATCGCCGGCGACGGAGTCCTGCTGCTCTCGCAGTGCTCCCGGCGCCTCGGACGCCCCACCGTGCCCCTGCTGCTCCCGGCCGTCACCTGGGCGGGCTCGCTGGTGCGTACGCTGGGCATGTCGGACTTCTCGCCCGAGCAGATCCGGCTGCTCACCCACGGCCGGGTCGTGGCCACGGGCCAGATGCGCGAGACGCTGGGATTCCAGCCCAAGTACACGACCGCGGAGACGTTCGCGGACTTCGCACGCAGCCAAGGTCCCGGACTTCTTCCGCCGGAGGCCCTTGCGGGGGCCGTCGACCGGATCGCCGCGCTGCCCCTCGCGGGCGGCGGCCACCCCCCGACGCAGAGCGCCAACTGA
- a CDS encoding helix-turn-helix domain-containing protein produces the protein MAAAGERPLNEVQFLTVAEVASVMRVSKMTVYRLVHSGHLPAIRVGRSFRVPEQAVHEYLRESYVGVETA, from the coding sequence ATGGCTGCAGCTGGCGAAAGGCCTCTGAACGAGGTTCAGTTCCTTACCGTGGCGGAAGTCGCCTCGGTGATGCGAGTGTCGAAGATGACCGTGTACCGGTTGGTGCACAGCGGTCATCTGCCCGCGATCCGTGTGGGGCGGTCCTTCCGCGTCCCGGAGCAAGCGGTTCACGAGTACCTCCGCGAGAGTTATGTGGGGGTGGAAACCGCCTGA
- the trpS gene encoding tryptophan--tRNA ligase translates to MTRVFSGVKPTGHLTLGNYLGAMRRWASVDQYEADALFCVVDLHALTVDHDPARVRRLSRQAATLLLASGLDPELCTLFVQSHVDEHARLSYVLECVATDGEMRRMVQYKEKAAREQRRGGSVRLSLLTYPVLMAADILAYGADEVPVGDDQVQHVELTRDLAVRFNQRYGHTFVVPRATRPGVAARVMNLQDPTSKMGKSDDVGPGIVYLLDEPDVVRKKVMRAVTDSGRDVVYDREARPGLANLLEILAACSGGSPEELSGAYASYGALKKDTAEAAVEVLRPVQERHKELCADPGYVEGVLRDGAERARGTARPTVDAAYRAIGLLPAVPEAAGAGGAVLRV, encoded by the coding sequence ATGACACGGGTCTTCAGCGGGGTCAAGCCGACGGGGCATCTGACGCTGGGGAACTACCTGGGAGCCATGCGGCGGTGGGCTTCCGTCGACCAGTACGAGGCCGACGCCTTGTTCTGCGTCGTCGATCTGCACGCGCTGACGGTGGACCACGATCCCGCGCGGGTTCGCAGGCTGAGCCGGCAGGCGGCGACCTTGTTGCTGGCGTCCGGGCTGGATCCGGAGCTCTGCACGCTGTTCGTGCAGAGCCATGTGGACGAGCACGCGCGGTTGTCGTACGTGCTGGAGTGCGTGGCCACCGACGGTGAGATGCGGCGGATGGTCCAGTACAAGGAGAAGGCCGCGCGGGAACAGCGTCGGGGCGGGAGTGTGCGGCTGTCGCTGCTGACGTATCCCGTGCTGATGGCGGCGGACATCCTGGCGTACGGGGCCGACGAGGTACCGGTCGGGGACGACCAGGTGCAGCACGTGGAGCTCACGCGGGATCTGGCGGTGCGGTTCAACCAGCGGTACGGGCATACGTTCGTGGTGCCTCGGGCCACACGTCCCGGCGTGGCGGCGCGGGTGATGAACCTGCAGGATCCGACGTCGAAGATGGGCAAGAGCGACGACGTCGGGCCGGGGATCGTCTACCTGCTGGACGAGCCGGACGTGGTGCGGAAGAAGGTCATGCGGGCCGTGACCGACAGTGGGCGGGATGTCGTGTACGACCGGGAGGCCCGGCCGGGGCTCGCCAATCTGCTGGAGATCCTCGCCGCGTGCTCGGGCGGGAGTCCTGAGGAGCTGAGCGGGGCGTACGCGTCGTACGGGGCCTTGAAGAAGGACACCGCGGAGGCTGCGGTCGAGGTGCTCAGGCCCGTGCAGGAGCGGCACAAGGAGTTGTGTGCGGATCCCGGTTATGTGGAGGGGGTGCTGCGGGACGGGGCGGAGCGGGCTCGGGGGACGGCTCGGCCGACTGTGGATGCCGCTTATCGCGCGATCGGGTTGCTGCCGGCCGTGCCGGAGGCGGCGGGCGCGGGTGGGGCCGTGCTGAGGGTGTGA
- a CDS encoding acetoin utilization protein AcuC, which translates to MSGRAQLMWDEAVTGYDFGPGHPMDPVRLALTRRLVGAFGLDREVEVVAAKAAGESTLRLVHRQDYIEAVKAASADPGAADQSYGLGTMDDPAFAGMHEVSALIAGQSVGAAEAVWRGEVLHAVNFAGGLHHAMPGGASGFCIYNDASLAIARLLELGAERVAYIDVDVHHGDGVQAAFWEDPRVLTISLHEHPRTLFPQTGWPEETGADSAEGSAVNVALPAGTGDAGWLRAFHAVVPELIADFRPQVLVTQHGADTHFEDPLAHLAVSLDAQRAVQGACHDLAHEYADGRWVALGGGGYAVVDVVPRSWTHLVGIAAGRPVAPEAMIPEGWRQEVFARTRQLAPARMTDGRWPVAFPGWEEGYDPADRLDQAVLAARRAVFPLRGLLA; encoded by the coding sequence ATGAGCGGCCGCGCACAGCTGATGTGGGACGAGGCAGTAACGGGCTATGACTTCGGTCCCGGGCATCCGATGGACCCGGTCCGGCTCGCCCTGACCCGGCGACTGGTCGGTGCCTTCGGGCTGGACCGTGAGGTGGAGGTGGTCGCCGCGAAGGCGGCCGGGGAGTCGACGCTGCGGCTCGTCCACCGGCAGGACTACATCGAGGCGGTGAAGGCCGCGTCGGCGGATCCGGGGGCGGCGGACCAGTCGTACGGGCTGGGGACGATGGACGATCCGGCCTTCGCCGGGATGCACGAGGTGTCGGCGCTGATCGCCGGACAGTCGGTGGGGGCCGCGGAGGCCGTGTGGCGCGGGGAGGTGCTGCACGCGGTGAACTTCGCGGGCGGGCTGCACCACGCGATGCCGGGCGGCGCCTCCGGGTTCTGCATCTACAACGACGCGTCGCTGGCGATCGCCCGGCTGCTGGAGCTCGGGGCCGAGCGGGTGGCGTACATCGACGTCGACGTGCATCACGGGGACGGGGTGCAGGCGGCGTTCTGGGAGGACCCGCGGGTGCTGACGATCTCGTTGCACGAGCATCCCCGGACGCTGTTCCCGCAGACCGGGTGGCCGGAGGAGACCGGGGCGGACTCCGCGGAGGGCTCGGCGGTGAACGTGGCGCTGCCGGCCGGGACCGGGGACGCCGGCTGGCTGCGGGCGTTCCACGCGGTCGTGCCGGAGCTGATCGCGGACTTCCGGCCGCAGGTGCTGGTGACGCAGCACGGGGCCGACACGCACTTCGAGGATCCGTTGGCGCATCTGGCGGTGTCGCTGGACGCGCAGCGGGCGGTGCAGGGGGCCTGTCACGACCTGGCGCACGAGTACGCCGACGGGCGGTGGGTGGCGCTGGGCGGGGGCGGTTACGCCGTGGTGGACGTCGTGCCGCGGTCGTGGACGCATCTGGTCGGGATCGCGGCGGGCCGGCCTGTGGCGCCCGAGGCGATGATTCCCGAGGGCTGGCGGCAGGAAGTGTTCGCCCGGACGCGGCAGTTGGCCCCGGCGCGGATGACGGACGGGCGCTGGCCCGTGGCCTTCCCCGGCTGGGAGGAGGGCTACGACCCCGCGGACCGGCTGGACCAGGCGGTGCTGGCGGCTCGGCGGGCGGTGTTCCCGCTGCGGGGGCTGCTGGCCTGA
- a CDS encoding 30S ribosomal protein bS22, producing the protein MGSVIKKRRKRMAKKKHRKLLKRTRVQRRNKK; encoded by the coding sequence GTGGGCTCTGTTATCAAGAAGCGGCGCAAGCGGATGGCCAAGAAGAAGCACCGCAAGCTGCTCAAGCGCACGCGCGTTCAGCGTCGCAACAAGAAGTAG
- a CDS encoding MFS transporter: MTDVLRRGRGSLAFSFLVQGVAFALLVTRIPAIQNRYGVSDALLPAFLAAVPILAGVGSVSTERLVRRVRPSRLLRWSQPVVLLALLGVGAGERMVELGIALAVFGLAVGVLDASMNMLGVSLQRSYGRSIMLSFHAVYSLGGIVGASLAWAGAHWDLALWVSYLPVVAVLLPAVLVGSRWYVDDQDAAAVPEEKAGEERAVAFKWLLPLCLVMTVAYIGDSTVSNWSAKYLQDVLGSSEQLATVPYNVYMVTTLLGRAIGDLGVRRFGAVAVVRAGALVAAGGFAVVAGAPGAWVGMLGFTLLGLGLCVLVPQTFAAAGRLFPGASDAAVARLNVFNYVGFLIGSPLVGVLGDVWSYRGAMVVPMVLVLVTLVYARSFAAQPDRYGGGHERPRTADVGRGSNGL; this comes from the coding sequence ATGACTGATGTGCTGCGGCGCGGCAGGGGCTCGTTGGCGTTCAGCTTCTTGGTGCAGGGGGTCGCCTTCGCTCTGCTCGTGACGCGGATTCCGGCCATCCAGAACCGGTACGGGGTCTCCGACGCGCTGCTGCCCGCCTTCCTGGCCGCGGTGCCCATCCTCGCTGGGGTGGGGAGCGTGAGCACCGAGCGGCTGGTGAGGCGGGTGCGGCCGAGCCGGCTGTTGCGGTGGTCCCAGCCCGTGGTGCTGTTGGCGCTGCTCGGGGTCGGGGCCGGGGAGCGGATGGTGGAACTGGGCATCGCGCTCGCGGTGTTCGGGCTGGCCGTCGGGGTGCTGGACGCGTCGATGAACATGCTCGGGGTGAGCCTGCAGCGGTCGTACGGGCGCAGCATCATGCTCAGTTTCCACGCGGTCTACAGCCTGGGCGGGATCGTGGGGGCCTCGCTGGCGTGGGCGGGGGCGCACTGGGATCTGGCGTTGTGGGTGTCGTACCTGCCGGTCGTGGCGGTGCTGCTGCCGGCGGTGCTGGTGGGGAGCCGGTGGTACGTCGACGACCAGGACGCGGCGGCAGTGCCGGAGGAGAAGGCCGGGGAGGAGCGGGCCGTCGCGTTCAAGTGGCTGCTGCCGCTGTGTCTGGTGATGACGGTCGCCTATATCGGGGACTCCACGGTCTCCAACTGGAGCGCGAAGTACCTCCAGGACGTGCTGGGGAGCTCGGAGCAACTGGCGACGGTGCCGTACAACGTGTACATGGTGACCACGCTGCTGGGCCGGGCGATCGGGGACCTGGGAGTGCGGCGGTTCGGGGCCGTGGCCGTCGTGCGGGCTGGGGCGCTGGTGGCGGCGGGTGGGTTCGCCGTGGTGGCGGGGGCGCCCGGGGCGTGGGTGGGGATGCTGGGGTTCACGCTGCTGGGGTTGGGGCTGTGTGTGCTGGTGCCGCAGACGTTCGCAGCGGCCGGCAGGTTGTTCCCGGGGGCTTCGGATGCGGCCGTCGCGCGATTGAATGTATTCAACTATGTGGGGTTTTTGATCGGTTCGCCGTTGGTCGGTGTGCTCGGGGACGTGTGGAGCTACCGCGGGGCGATGGTCGTGCCGATGGTGTTGGTGCTGGTGACGCTGGTGTACGCCCGGTCGTTCGCGGCTCAACCGGACCGATACGGTGGCGGGCATGAGCGGCCGCGCACAGCTGATGTGGGACGAGGCAGTAACGGGCTATGA